CGCCCATGTCGCTCGCCACCGTCTGTTCTGCCGCCCTGCAGGGGATTGATGCCGTCCCGGTCACGGTCGAGGTCAACAGCGGCCAGTCCGGCGATCCCAGGCTCATCCTGGTCGGCCTGCCTGATGCCGCGGTCAAGGAGTCCGACGACCGGGTCTTTTCGGCTCTGACCAATACGAACTTCGATCCTCCCCGACTCCGGACGACGATCAATCTGGCACCAGGTGACCTGAAGAAAGAGGGCCCGATTTACGACCTGCCGATTGCACTGGGCATACTCGCGGCCACCAATCAGTTTCACGCCGTCGAGAATCTTGATGACTACCTGCTGGCCGGTGAACTGAGCCTCTCCGGCGCCACCCGGCCGATCCGGGGCGGCCTGGCCATGGCCCAATTGGCGAAGAAACTCGGTCGCCGCGGCATCCTCCTCCCCACCGTTTCAGCCCGTGAGGCCGCCCTGGTCCGGGACATCCCGGTCTATGCGGTCGATTCGCTCGACCAGGCGGTTCGATTTCTGGAAGGAGAATGTCCCCTTGAGCCGCTGTCGGCCGATCCTCCGGCGGCCGATCCGCAATCTGAACCGGGCAATGACTTCTCCGAGATCAAGGGTCAGGCCGCGGTGCGCCGCGCAGTCGAGGTCGCGGTTGCCGGGGGGCACAACCTCCTGATGATCGGCCCTCCCGGATCAGGCAAATCAATGATTGCCAAGCGGATTCCGACCATCATGACCACGCCGGGACTGGACGAGTTCCTGGATGTCCTCCGGATCCATTCGGCAGCCGGTCGGACCATCAACGGCGGGCTTCCCTTCATGAAGCGACCCTTCCGTTCGCCTCACCATACGATCAGCGACGTCGGCCTGTTGGGAGGAGGATCCATCCCGGGGCCCGGTGAAATCTCGCTCGCGCACAACGGGGTTCTCTTCCTGGACGAACTCCCCGAATTCAAGCGCTCGGCCCTGGAGGTACTCCGGCAGCCTCTCGAGGACGGCACCGTCTCCATCTCGCGCAGCGCCGGCAAGGTCGAGTTGCCCTGCAGTTTCATGCTGGTCGCCGCGATGAATCCCTGCCCCTGCGGGTATCTCGGGGATGCCAGACGCGAATGCCGTTGCTCCCCGAGCCAGATCCAGCGCTACAGGGCCAGGATCAGCGGCCCCCTGCTGGACCGGATCGATATTCACATCGAGGCTCCCGCCCTCGGCATCGGCGAACTGCGCCGTGAGGAGCCCGGCGAGTCCTCCTCGGTCATTCAAGGCCGGGTCGAAAAGGCCCGGGACCGGCAACGGCGACGGTTGCGTTCGCGGAGAACTCCCTGCAATGCTAGGATGAGCCAACGGCAGATTCGTGAACATTGCCGGATTGACGACAAACTGGGCGATCTGCTTCAGGGAGCGATGGAGCAATTGTCGCTCTCGGCACGGGCCTACGACCGGATCCTGAAAGTCGCCCGGACAATCGCCGACCTGGCCGGCGCCGAATCAATCGGCCAATCCCACCTGCTCGAAGCCATCCAGTACCGCAGCCTCGACCGGAATGTCTTTTACTGAGTTCCCAGAGGGGTCAGAGCGCGACGATCGCATTGGCATGCATTACGTAACGCAATGCCTCCGTGGCCGTCTTCCAAATCCGAACAGCTGAAAAAATACCGCTTTCCCTGGTGCTGTTCGGGGCAGCCCTAGAACAATTCGCCGGCCGCAAAGAAGCGCTTGAGTTCGATGGCGGCATTCTCGTCGCTGTCGGAGGCGTGAACCACGTTGACCATGACGTCCTTGCCGAAATCGCCCCGGATGGTGCCCTTCTCCGCCTTGCTCGAGTCGGTCGGGCCGAGAAGAGTGCGGACCTTGTCGACAATCCCCTCCCCTTCAAGGGCCATCACGATGACCGGCTCGGAGCTCATGAAATTCTCGATCTCCGGGTAAAACGGCTTGTCCGCAACGTGTGCGTAGTGCTCACGCAGCAAAGCGGGAGTCAACTGGATCATCTTGCAACCAACGACCTTGAAGCCGGTGCTCTCGAAACGAGCCAACACCTGGCCCACGTGGCCCTGCTTCATGCAATCGGGCTTAAAAATGATAAGAGTTCTATCCATAGATTCGGTGAGATTAGCATCGGGAGATGCGTTGAAAAGCATTGAATTCGCCGCTTTCGGACCGCGGAGATTCGACCCCGGGGTCGAGCGGATTCCTTCAGATCGCCCGGAAAACGAGCGAAGCGTTCTGACCGCCGAAACCCAGATTGTTGCTCATCGCAACCCGGACGGAACCGGTCTGGGCGACGTTGGGCACGTAGTCGAGGTCACATTCCGGATCCGGCTCATCGTAATTGATGGTTGCCGGAATGGAACCGGTCTGGAGGACCTTGGCAGTGATGGCCGCTTCGATCCCGCCGGCCGCGCCCAGGAGGTGGCCGGTCATCGACTTGGTCGAACTCATCTTGATCCGGTAGGCATGTTCCCCGAGAACGGCTTTGACCGCCATCGTCTCGAATTTGTCGTTGTAGGGCGTCGACGTGCCGTGGGCGTTGATGTAGTTGATCTCGTCCGGATTGATCCGGCCATCCTTCAGCGCCTCTCGCATGGCCAACGAAAGACCACGACCCTCGGGATCGGGCTGAGTGATGTGAAAGGCGTCGCAGGAAGATCCGTAGCCGCTGATCTCACAGTAGATCCGGGCGCCGCGGGCCCTGGCGTGTTCGAGGGTCTCCAGCACAAGAATGCCGGATCCTTCGCCCATGATGAACCCATCGCGGCCGATGTCGAAGGGGCGCGACGCCTGGGCGGGAGAGTCATTGCGGGTGCTCATCGCCTTCATCGCACAGAAACCGGCAAATCCGAGAGGGGTGATGGCGGCCTCGCTGCCACCCGCCAGCATGATGTCGGCGCCTCCCGACCGGAGGGTGCGCAGCGCCTCTCCGATGCAGTGGGTGGCGGTCGCGCAGGCTGTCACAATGGACATGTTCGGACCGCGTGCGCCGACTTCGATCGCGATGATGCCGCTCGCCATGTTTGCGATGAGCGACGGAATCATGAAGGGGGAAATCTTGCGTGGCCCCCGCTCAAAGAGAATACGGGACTGATTCTCGATCGTCCACATTCCCCCGATACCGGAGCCGACAAAGACGCCGAAGCGTTCCGAATTCAACGAGGAGGTATCGAGTCCCGCGTCCTCGACGGCGCGCTTGGTCGCCGCCACGGCAAAATGAGTGTAGCGGTCATTGCGGCGGACTTCCTTCGGCGGCATATAGTCCTCCGCCTTGAAATCGGCGACCTCGGCGCCGATCTGGCAGGAATACTCCGTCGTGTCAAAAGCCTGGACGCGACTCACCCCGGATCTGCCGGCCAGGATACTGGCCCAGAACGCATCGATGTCCTGCCCCAGAGAGGTGATCACTCCGAGGCCGGTCACCACTATCCGGCGTTTGTCGTTGGGGTATTCCATGAAAAAAGCCCTGCTCACGCGGTCATCACGGACCCATGAGCAGAGCAAACAATCCGGTGAGCGCCGAAGTCAGGAGCCTGAGGACTTCTCGCTGATGTACTTGATGACATCCCCGACCGTCTGGAGCTTTTCGGCATCCGACTCGGGAATCTCACCATTGATCTCATCTTTGAACTCCTCTTCGAAGGCCATGATCAACTCGACTGTGTCGAGCGAATCGGCCCCGAGGTCGTCAAGGAAGGAGGCTTCCGGCGTTATCTGTTCTTCGTTAACGTTCAACTGGTTAACGATGATCTCTTTAACCCGCTGTTCGATGGTTTTCTGGTCGGCCATAGTCTTGCTGAAGTAATTGAAGGGTTGATCTTGGGATCACATCACCATGCCGCCGTCAACGGTAAAAACCTGGCCTGTGATATAATTGGCTTCTTCCGAGCAGAGGTAGGCCACCATGTTGGCAATGTCGACGGATTCCCCAAATCGTTTCAGGGGAATTCCCGCGAGGATCTTCTCTCCGATTTCTCCGGTGAAGGCAGCCGTCATGTCGGTCCTGATGAATCCGGGAGCGACCGCATTGGCGGTGACTGAACGGGACGCGAATTCCCGGGCCAGGCTCTTGGTCAGTCCGATCATCCCGGCTTTCGCCGCCGCGTAATTCGTCTGCCCGGCATTGCCCGCGATGCCCGAGACCGAGCTGATGTTGACAATACGGCCCCAGCGCTTGCGGGTCATGGCCCGTCCCAATCCGCGCACCCAGTAAAAGCAGCTGGAGAGATTGGTCTGCAGGACATCCTGCCAATCCGCGTCCGACATGCGGAAGAGCAATCCGTCCCGGGTGATCCCCGCATTGTTGACGAGGATATCAATCACGCCGAATTCGGCCAGCAGGGAGTCACTGGCCGCCTGGACGGCCGCACTGTCCGCAACATCGACCGGCAGGGCCCGTGCCCTGCCTCCCGACGCGATGATCCCGTCCGCCACCGCGGTGCAGGTCTCGGCGGTCCGGCTCACACAGATCACCTCGACCCCGTTGGAGGCCAGGGTCTCGGCAATCGCTTTCCCGATGCCCCGACCGGCTCCGGTCACCAGGGCGGTTCGATTTTCAAAGGTAAGTGTCATCAAATGGGTGTTTTCTGCTCAATAGACATCACGCTGGTAGCGCTTCTCGCGACGCATGAGTTTGATTGCTTCGGCGGCCTGGTCTTCGCTCATTCCGCCCGCCTGCATGAAGATGTCCCTGAGGGCGGTGTCGACATCTTTCGCCATCCGTTTGGCATCGCCGCAAACATAGAAGATGGCGCCATCGCGAATCCACTTCCATATCTCGGGGCCGCTTTCCCTCAGACGGTCCTGAACATAGATCTTGTGGTCCTGGTCGCGCGAAAAGGCGAGATCGACCCGATGTAGGATCCCCTTCCTCACGTAATCCTCGAATTCCTCGCCGTAAAGGTAGTCGGTGGCGGCATGCTGGTCGCCAAAAAAGAGCCAGTTTCTGCCGGAGGCGCCGGTCGCTTCCCTTTCCTGAAGGAAAGCGCGGAACGGAGCGATCCCCGTACCCGGACCGACCATGATGATATCCCGGGCCTTGTCCTCGGTCAGGCCGAAGTGCGAACTTGAAAGAAAAACGGGGAATTGGTCGATTCCGGGCCTGGCCCTGTCGGCCAGGAAGGTGGAGCAGACTCCGTGACGTTCCCGATTGTTCGTCGTGTAGCGCACCGGGGCGACCGTCAGATGGATCTCCTCGGGGTAGGCGAGAAAAGACGATGCGATGGAGTAGAGCCGCGGATTCAGCCGGCGAAGGAGATCGACCAGATCCTGGGCGGACAGCCGGACCCCCGGAAAATCCTCCAGGAGGTCGGGGACCTCCCGGTTGAGCAGGTATTCGCGGCACGCTTCCGCCTTTTCGCCGGACAGGAGTTCCTCGAGTCGCGCCTTCTCCGAGGGATCGGAAGTCCGGGTCATGAAGAACTCGAGGAATTTCCGGGTTGGCTGGGCCAGACTCAATCTCGAACTCAACGCTTCGCGCAGCGGGAGCAGACCCTCAACCTTGGGCAGGGCAACCGGCTCCTGCCCGCTGAACCCTCCCTGTTTCAAGACACCGTCGACCACCTCCGGATGGTTGGACGGAAAGACGCCGAGCGAATCGCCGGTCTTGTAGCGAAATCCGCTGCCGGCCACGTTGACAACCAGATGACGCGTGTCTTTGGCCGAACCCGGCTTGTTGAGAATCCGGTTGACGGTCAGAGTGGCCGAAAACGGGTTGTCCTTGTTATAGCCCGCAGGTTCGTCAGGATCAGGCATCTACCAAAACTCTATGGACGCCCAAACCACCTTTACAAGCCCATCTTTGGACGGCCAGGAGCCGGGGTGACGGGACACAAAGCCTTGCCGCAGAAACCGTCGCCGACTAATCAGACAGTCCCGCAACCCAGACCATGGATACAACCATCCGCCTCCAGAAATACCTCGCCGAACAGGGCTACTGCTCACGCCGCGAAGCCGACGCGCTTGTTCTCGAGGGCCGGGTGCGGGTCAACGGACGGGTTGCCGAGCCGGGGGAAAGGGTCCGGCCCGGCGAGGACGTGGTCAAGGTGGGTAATCGGGTCGTCGCCCGCAAAACCCAGGAAACCATCACCCTGGCGGTCAACAAGCCGGTCGGCCTGATCTGCAGCCACCACGACCCTCACAACTCGGACACGATATTCGATCTCCTGCCAAAATCCCTGCGCAAGCGCCGCCTCCTTTGCGCCGGTCGCCTGGACAAGGACAGCGAGGGCCTCGTCATCCTGACCTCCGACGGCCAACTGGCCAACCGACTGATGCACCCTTCGGGCCTGATCGACAAACGATACCGGGTGGCTCTCGATCAGCCCTTTCCTGCGTCCAAGACCAGTCTGCTTGTCCGCGGAGTCACTTCCGAGGGTGAACACCTCAAAGTGGAACGGGCGGCGATCGTCGGTTCCCGCACCATGGACACCTCCACCCACGTCGACCTGAGGATGCATCACGGGAAGAACCGGGAGATCCGTCGCCTCTTTCAGGCGCTCGGTTTCACGGTCAAACGCCTGCGTCGCTACCAGATCGGGTCTTTTTCGTTGCGTGGTTTTCCTTTACGTGGGGTCAAGGTGCTCACTATGAAGGAGATTAACCAACTGCTTCACATCGAACAGAATACCGTTCCAACGGAAACCACCCATTCGTCATGAAAGCAACTTTTCCAATTTTTTGCCTCGCCGTTTGTCCGGCACTGATGTTCGGCGAGTCCGTCTCCTACCCGACTCCGATGAGGATCGAGCCGGCTTCCGACGCGCCTGTCGTTCAGAGCCTTTCCCCGGGCGACTCATTCGCGGTGGTGGACGAGAGCGACTTGCCCACCGGCATGTCACCTTTGCCCGAGGGATGGTCGGCGATCCGCTTTGAGGCCGACTACCAGGGCTACGTGAACAACAACGAGGTGCTCAAGAATCTCACGGCGGAGGTCGGAGCCGGCGTTCTCATGGAAGCATCGCTCGAAGCACCCCTTCTCACCGTGGTCGAGATGGACGATATCACGCAGGTGACGGATGTGACCGGCGAGTGGTCGCGCATCATCATCCGCAAACCCCTCGTCGGCTACATCGATGCCGGCGCCGTGGCTGAATCCGAGGCTCCAGTCGCTCAGGTGGCGGCAGCTGCCGCAATCGAGCCGACCCCAGCCGTCCTTCCTCCTCCGCCCATGACGACCGCTGCGCCCAATGCCGACGTCGCCCCGATCCTGATGAATGGTCGCCTCGAACGGACCCGCCGGGTCTTTGGCCGGGGACCCGATCAGGAATACCAGCTGATCGGCAAGGAGGGAAAGGTGATCGCCTACCTTGAAACCGATTCCCTCATCCTGACCGAGCCGGTGGACGCCTTCCTTGGTCTGGTCGTCAATGTCTTCGGGGTTCCCCGGAAACCCGCCGAAAGCAAGGCCCTTATTCTCCGGGTCGAAACCCTGAGAGTGGCCCAGCCCTGATCCAGTGGTCCCCGGTCCCTCATACCGCGCATGGAACTGATTGACGGAAACCAGATCGCCCAGGCCATCACCACCGAGCTGAAGCAGGTGGTCGACGGGCTGACCGGGCGCAAACCCTGCATTGCATTCGTCCGCGTGGGCGAAGACCCGGCCTCCGTCTCCTACGTCAACAAGAAGAACCGGACCGCGGCGGAGATCGGCATGCTGACCCGCCTTGAGACATTTCCGGAGACCGCTTCGGCCGCCGAGGTCTTTGCCTGCATCGACCGGCTCAATGCCGACCCCGAGGTGGACGGTATCCTTGTCCAGGCTCCCCTGCCCCCGCAGATCGACGACGTGGAGGCCTTCTGCCGGGTCGACCCGGAGAAGGACGTTGACGGATTCCATACCGTCAATGCCGGCAAGCTTTTTCAGGAAGACGATTCCGGCTTCATTTCCTGCACCCCGGCCGGAATCCTCGAACTGCTCCAGCGGTCGAATGTATCTCTCGCCGGCAAGCACGTGGTCGTCATCGGCCGCAGTCTCATCGTCGGCAAGGCCGTCGCCCTGCTGGCTCTTGAGAAGAAACCCTGGGCCAATGCCACCGTCTCCGTCTGCCATTCGCGGACACGCGATCTGCCGGCGCTGGCCCGCCAGGCCGATGTCCTCATTGCCGCGATCGGCCGGCCTGAATTCGTGACGGCGGACATGGTCAAACCCGGCGCGGTGGTGATCGACGTAGGCATCAACCGTGTTCCCGATCCGACCCGCAAGCGGGGCTATCGACTGACCGGCGACGTGGATTTTCAGAAGGTCTCCGCTCTGGCTTCCAAGATCACCCCGGTCCCCGGAGGAGTTGGTCCCATGACCGTGGCGATGCTCATGAAAAACACCCTGAAGGCTTTTCAACAGGCCCAAACCCGCGGTTCCACCCGTTCCTGAGAAACTCAACGTGTCTGCTAATCCGCGCATCCTCGTCGTCGACGACCAACCGATCAATATCCGGCTCCTCAAGCGGGTCCTGGAAAAGCAGCAGATGGAGGTGGTGACGGCCGAAAATGGTCGGGAATGCCTCCAGAGGGTCGCCGAGAATCTGCCCGACCTGATCCTGCTGGATGTCATGATGCCCGACATGGACGGATTCGAAGTCTGTCAGGAACTCCAAAGAAAAGAGGAGACCCGGTCCATCCCCGTCATCTTCATCACGGCCGAAACAAGGAAGGAAGGAAAGCTGCAGGGACTCGAGGCCGGTGCGGTCGACTACATCACCAAGCCCATCGATATCGATGAAACCTTGGCACGGGTGCAGACCCAGCTGCGCTTCCAGGCCATCAACAAGGAGAACGTCGAACTGCAGACCCGCCTGGGCGAAGCACGCCGCGCAGCGGCAATCGGAGCGATCACCCAGGGGATCGCTCACAACCTGAACAATCTCCTCGGTGTGGTGGTCGGCTATATCGACCTGACCAAGACCTCCCTGAACAACCCGGAAGCAGCCCAGCGCAACCTCGGTCGGATCGAGAGCGCCGTCAACCGGATGGTCGAGATCATCAAGCAGCTGACCTCGGTCTCGACCCGCAGCCGCCCCCCGCTCGGATTGATCGACGTCGCTGATTCGATTGGGAATGCCATCGCGCGGTTTCACCGGGAATTCAGCGAGGCCATCCCGGTCGAAGTCGACAACCTGATTCCCGAAGCCAGGGTCTGTTCGAACGCGGAGGTCCTCGAAGACGTCCTGGTCAAGCTTCTCTTCAACGCCGCCGAAAGTTACGAGCCGACCTCCCTGCAGCGGCCGATTCACCTGCGGATAGACCGGGAAGAACGCGAAGGCATTCCGGTCATTGCGTTCAAATTGAGCGACAAAGGTCGCGGCATACCCGAAGACATCCGGGATCATATCTTTGATGCCTTCATCAGCAGCAAGCGCACAGTCGGCGTCGGGATGGGTCTGACCGTGGCCCGCCATTCCATTCGAAATCTCGGCGGCGACCTGACCCTCACGGCCGGACCGCAGGGAGGAACCACCGCCATCTTTCACCTTCCCGTCCAGAAAAACAAAAACCCATGATGCGTTACGCGTTTATCGGAGCCGGACGACTCGGGTCCGCCATGATCGAAGCCCTCATCCAGAAGGGCGCCTGCCAACCCGGTGAGATTGGCTGTATCAGCGAACCGGATGACACCGCCCGCCAGACCGCGGAAAAGCTCGGCGTG
This sequence is a window from Opitutaceae bacterium. Protein-coding genes within it:
- a CDS encoding YifB family Mg chelatase-like AAA ATPase, which encodes MSLATVCSAALQGIDAVPVTVEVNSGQSGDPRLILVGLPDAAVKESDDRVFSALTNTNFDPPRLRTTINLAPGDLKKEGPIYDLPIALGILAATNQFHAVENLDDYLLAGELSLSGATRPIRGGLAMAQLAKKLGRRGILLPTVSAREAALVRDIPVYAVDSLDQAVRFLEGECPLEPLSADPPAADPQSEPGNDFSEIKGQAAVRRAVEVAVAGGHNLLMIGPPGSGKSMIAKRIPTIMTTPGLDEFLDVLRIHSAAGRTINGGLPFMKRPFRSPHHTISDVGLLGGGSIPGPGEISLAHNGVLFLDELPEFKRSALEVLRQPLEDGTVSISRSAGKVELPCSFMLVAAMNPCPCGYLGDARRECRCSPSQIQRYRARISGPLLDRIDIHIEAPALGIGELRREEPGESSSVIQGRVEKARDRQRRRLRSRRTPCNARMSQRQIREHCRIDDKLGDLLQGAMEQLSLSARAYDRILKVARTIADLAGAESIGQSHLLEAIQYRSLDRNVFY
- the ndk gene encoding nucleoside-diphosphate kinase, encoding MDRTLIIFKPDCMKQGHVGQVLARFESTGFKVVGCKMIQLTPALLREHYAHVADKPFYPEIENFMSSEPVIVMALEGEGIVDKVRTLLGPTDSSKAEKGTIRGDFGKDVMVNVVHASDSDENAAIELKRFFAAGELF
- the fabF gene encoding beta-ketoacyl-ACP synthase II, with the translated sequence MSRAFFMEYPNDKRRIVVTGLGVITSLGQDIDAFWASILAGRSGVSRVQAFDTTEYSCQIGAEVADFKAEDYMPPKEVRRNDRYTHFAVAATKRAVEDAGLDTSSLNSERFGVFVGSGIGGMWTIENQSRILFERGPRKISPFMIPSLIANMASGIIAIEVGARGPNMSIVTACATATHCIGEALRTLRSGGADIMLAGGSEAAITPLGFAGFCAMKAMSTRNDSPAQASRPFDIGRDGFIMGEGSGILVLETLEHARARGARIYCEISGYGSSCDAFHITQPDPEGRGLSLAMREALKDGRINPDEINYINAHGTSTPYNDKFETMAVKAVLGEHAYRIKMSSTKSMTGHLLGAAGGIEAAITAKVLQTGSIPATINYDEPDPECDLDYVPNVAQTGSVRVAMSNNLGFGGQNASLVFRAI
- a CDS encoding acyl carrier protein; the protein is MADQKTIEQRVKEIIVNQLNVNEEQITPEASFLDDLGADSLDTVELIMAFEEEFKDEINGEIPESDAEKLQTVGDVIKYISEKSSGS
- the fabG gene encoding 3-oxoacyl-[acyl-carrier-protein] reductase, coding for MTLTFENRTALVTGAGRGIGKAIAETLASNGVEVICVSRTAETCTAVADGIIASGGRARALPVDVADSAAVQAASDSLLAEFGVIDILVNNAGITRDGLLFRMSDADWQDVLQTNLSSCFYWVRGLGRAMTRKRWGRIVNISSVSGIAGNAGQTNYAAAKAGMIGLTKSLAREFASRSVTANAVAPGFIRTDMTAAFTGEIGEKILAGIPLKRFGESVDIANMVAYLCSEEANYITGQVFTVDGGMVM
- a CDS encoding sulfite reductase subunit alpha, which translates into the protein MPDPDEPAGYNKDNPFSATLTVNRILNKPGSAKDTRHLVVNVAGSGFRYKTGDSLGVFPSNHPEVVDGVLKQGGFSGQEPVALPKVEGLLPLREALSSRLSLAQPTRKFLEFFMTRTSDPSEKARLEELLSGEKAEACREYLLNREVPDLLEDFPGVRLSAQDLVDLLRRLNPRLYSIASSFLAYPEEIHLTVAPVRYTTNNRERHGVCSTFLADRARPGIDQFPVFLSSSHFGLTEDKARDIIMVGPGTGIAPFRAFLQEREATGASGRNWLFFGDQHAATDYLYGEEFEDYVRKGILHRVDLAFSRDQDHKIYVQDRLRESGPEIWKWIRDGAIFYVCGDAKRMAKDVDTALRDIFMQAGGMSEDQAAEAIKLMRREKRYQRDVY
- a CDS encoding pseudouridine synthase produces the protein MDTTIRLQKYLAEQGYCSRREADALVLEGRVRVNGRVAEPGERVRPGEDVVKVGNRVVARKTQETITLAVNKPVGLICSHHDPHNSDTIFDLLPKSLRKRRLLCAGRLDKDSEGLVILTSDGQLANRLMHPSGLIDKRYRVALDQPFPASKTSLLVRGVTSEGEHLKVERAAIVGSRTMDTSTHVDLRMHHGKNREIRRLFQALGFTVKRLRRYQIGSFSLRGFPLRGVKVLTMKEINQLLHIEQNTVPTETTHSS
- the folD gene encoding bifunctional methylenetetrahydrofolate dehydrogenase/methenyltetrahydrofolate cyclohydrolase FolD, with the translated sequence MELIDGNQIAQAITTELKQVVDGLTGRKPCIAFVRVGEDPASVSYVNKKNRTAAEIGMLTRLETFPETASAAEVFACIDRLNADPEVDGILVQAPLPPQIDDVEAFCRVDPEKDVDGFHTVNAGKLFQEDDSGFISCTPAGILELLQRSNVSLAGKHVVVIGRSLIVGKAVALLALEKKPWANATVSVCHSRTRDLPALARQADVLIAAIGRPEFVTADMVKPGAVVIDVGINRVPDPTRKRGYRLTGDVDFQKVSALASKITPVPGGVGPMTVAMLMKNTLKAFQQAQTRGSTRS
- a CDS encoding response regulator, with the translated sequence MSANPRILVVDDQPINIRLLKRVLEKQQMEVVTAENGRECLQRVAENLPDLILLDVMMPDMDGFEVCQELQRKEETRSIPVIFITAETRKEGKLQGLEAGAVDYITKPIDIDETLARVQTQLRFQAINKENVELQTRLGEARRAAAIGAITQGIAHNLNNLLGVVVGYIDLTKTSLNNPEAAQRNLGRIESAVNRMVEIIKQLTSVSTRSRPPLGLIDVADSIGNAIARFHREFSEAIPVEVDNLIPEARVCSNAEVLEDVLVKLLFNAAESYEPTSLQRPIHLRIDREEREGIPVIAFKLSDKGRGIPEDIRDHIFDAFISSKRTVGVGMGLTVARHSIRNLGGDLTLTAGPQGGTTAIFHLPVQKNKNP